The Dyadobacter sp. 676 DNA window CCTTCGCCCGCACCGGCGAGCTTGCCGGCCAGCGTAGGCGTTGCTCCGGTTTTCAATATCAACCGGTCGTCGTCTACGCGTGCGCCGAGCGACCTCACCAGGTCCAGGTCACGTTCAACCTGATGTAATATACGCTGGTAGGGTTCCAGATCCGGAACCCAGTGCGTAAGTAAGTCATAGGGATTCTCCCGCGCGTATGCTACCCGCACGGGTATGCCCGCCATGTATGCGAGCATGGCTGCGGGAAGCGCGCTCTGGCTGTACACGGTGAAGATCACCACCGCGTCGAACGCCCGCTTTCGCAGATCATCGGCCAGGAGCAGCAGCGCTTCGCGGTCCATACCGTCGCTTTTCACCCATGGCAGCGAGGCCACGATCACGTCGTCTATGCAATCGAGATAGGGAGCGATAACGGCACCGGCCGGCGACGTAAGCAAGGTGATATGGCTTCCGAAAGATTGTTTCAATGCACGTATGGCCGGAGACGACATGATAACGTCGCCCATGTTATCGGCCCTGATACAAAGCACGTGCTGGCAAATATTGTCAGGCATCCCTTCTGATCGTCTGTGTGGTAATGTAATCTGTCGCGTCGAGAAAATAGCGTGTGGTATAATCCGGTTCACGGTACGGGCCTGTTTCCCATTCGGTTTCGTTGCCGTTATCGATCAGCACGGTCCGGCAACCAGCCCTTTTCCCCGCTTCCACATCGTTCAGAATATCGCCTATCATCCACGACTGTCCCAAATCGATGTTCAGTTCGCGCGCGGCGCGCAGCAGCAGGCCCGGTTCCGGTTTGCGGCATTCGCAAGCCGGCTCCGCGGTAGCCGGAAGATGCGGGCAATAGTAGAATCCCGACAGCACCAGCCCGTTTTGCGCAAACTGGTCGTCAAAATAATGGATCAATGCGTCCAGTTCGGTTTGGGAAAACAAGCCCATGGCAATGCCCGGCTGGTTAGAGACGATCACCAGCCGGTAGCCGTCCCCGTGTAATGTCCGCAATCCCTCAAAAACATCCTCCTCGAACACCACTTTCGCAGGATCCACATTATAGGGTTCGTCGCGGATGAGGGTGCCGTCTTTATCGAGGAAAACCGCCTTTACCAACTCCTGATCAGGACGCATAGGTAATCGCATTTGCCTGGTAGCCCACCAGCGGTTTGCTTTGCTTTCTCAGGTCCAGCAGATAAGCCGGCTTCGTTTTGCGCTCGCCGATCACCCGCGTGTACAGCCGGTCGGCCTTCCGGGCCACGAACGACCAGGTAAAGTGCTCGTTGACGCGCTTCAAGGCGTTCCGGCAAAGTTGCCCGTATTTGTCGGGACAGGCAATACCGGTCTTCACGGCCTCCGCCAATGCCTCCGGATCGTGCGGCGGCACAAGGAAACCGGTTTCTCCATGCCGGACCGT harbors:
- a CDS encoding HAD family hydrolase, translating into MRPDQELVKAVFLDKDGTLIRDEPYNVDPAKVVFEEDVFEGLRTLHGDGYRLVIVSNQPGIAMGLFSQTELDALIHYFDDQFAQNGLVLSGFYYCPHLPATAEPACECRKPEPGLLLRAARELNIDLGQSWMIGDILNDVEAGKRAGCRTVLIDNGNETEWETGPYREPDYTTRYFLDATDYITTQTIRRDA